In Plasmodium sp. gorilla clade G2 genome assembly, contig: PADLG01_00_11, whole genome shotgun sequence, the following are encoded in one genomic region:
- a CDS encoding PIR protein: MNFIYFKIYIFFILFDTFISSNTNIPRTNNNKKNNPKNVTTDITPLGPVPDIITLDYIRELLIHIQLIKDEVIKEKLKKIKLLKKQSKDNKNDKDLKKEIDHLEKEIIDTRLLCKDYIKNELKEIKVLKDQIVKDKIEQYRWNKDKLIDSELNKLFLQAQMKRDKILYEQNMKKQLENPVLQKEIFKTDRIILKILQKIYNFFTEFIKNIPQLEFSFPKYSISKYFTEIINDIPKVELTSDSNFISIYIIEIIKKILELKLAFEKYYMNYFYNKIIKYIPEVELSFGKYLDDKLKKIHNKVFKRKSKCKSKRKSRTFFQVWSAFHDWLEEKAIKYHIGAYTFFFAVIFTMAKVLKVVIETCVAASPDISSIVIGILLMIICTILLIFFLYTVYILISDYIKSKRE; the protein is encoded by the exons atgaattttatttattttaaaatatatatattttttatcttatttgatacatttatatcatcGAATACG AATATTCCaagaacaaataataataaaaaaaacaatccAAAAAATGTAACAACAGATATAACACCTTTAGGACCAGTACCTGATATAATTACATTGGATTATATAAGGGAACTTCTAATACACATTCAATTAATAAAAGATGAAGTAATCAAGGAAAagttgaaaaaaattaaattattaaaaaaacaaagtaaagataacaaaaatgataaagatttaaaaaaggaaattgaTCATTTAGAGAAAGAAATCATTGATACTAGACTACTTTGTAaagattatattaaaaatgaattaaaggAAATAAAAGTATTAAAAGATCAAATTGTAAAGGACAAAATAGAACAATATCGATGGAATAAAGATAAATTGATAGATTCTGAACTAAATAAACTTTTTCTCCAGGCACAAATGAAGAGAGATAAAATActatatgaacaaaatatgaaaaaacaaTTAGAAAACCCGGTGTtacaaaaagaaatttttaaaacagatagaattatattaaaaatattacaaaaaatatataattttttcactgaatttataaagaatattCCACAGCTTGAATTTTCATTTCCAAAATATTCTATTAGTAAATATTTCACagaaattataaatgatattcCAAAAGTAGAATTAACATCTGATAGTAATTTTATaagtatttatatcattgaaattataaagaaaattttagAATTAAAATTAGCgtttgaaaaatattatatgaattatttttacaataaaattataaagtaTATTCCAGAAGTAGAATTATCATTTGGAAAATATTTAGACgataaattgaaaaaaatacacaacaaagtttttaaaagaaaaagtaaaTGTAAAAGTAAGCGCAAAAGTAGGACATTTTTCCAGGTATGGAGTGCTTTTCATGATTGGTTAGAAGAAAAGGCtataaaatatcatattggagcatatacatttttttttgcagTAATATTTACAATGGCAAAAGTATTGAAAGTAGTAATTGAAACATGTGTTGCCGCATCACCTGATATAAGTTCTATTGTAATAGGAATTCTTCTAATGATTATTTGCACTATACTacttatattctttttatatactgtttatatattaatatcagattatataaaatcaaaaagggaataa